The following proteins are co-located in the Microbacterium immunditiarum genome:
- a CDS encoding GuaB3 family IMP dehydrogenase-related protein encodes MDMELGRAKRARRAYTFDDIAVVPSRRTRNPEDVSTAWSIDAFQFDVPVLGAPMDSVVSPATAIKLGKLGGLGVLDLEGLWTRYDDPEPLLAEIASLNDGDATRRMQQLYSEPIKPELVRDRLAEIRAEGVTVAGALTPQRTQELYETVVAAGVDLFVIRGTTVSAEHVSSVDQPLNLKKFIYDLDVPVIVGGAATYTAALHLMRTGAAGVLVGFGGGAASTTRATLGIHAPMATAVSDVAGARRDYLDESGGRYVHVIADGGVGTSGDIVKALAMGADAVMLGVALARATDAPGRGYHWGPEAHHAKLPRGHRVKVKQVTDLEALLYGPAPVADGTANLIGALKKSMATTGYSDLKEFQRVEVVVAPYGAG; translated from the coding sequence ATGGACATGGAGCTGGGTCGCGCCAAGCGCGCCCGGCGGGCCTACACGTTCGATGACATCGCGGTCGTGCCCTCGCGGCGCACGCGCAATCCCGAAGACGTGTCGACGGCCTGGTCGATCGACGCGTTCCAGTTCGACGTCCCGGTGCTCGGCGCCCCCATGGACTCCGTTGTGAGCCCCGCGACCGCGATCAAGCTCGGCAAGCTCGGCGGCCTCGGCGTCCTCGACCTCGAGGGTCTGTGGACGCGGTACGACGACCCCGAGCCGCTCCTCGCCGAGATCGCGTCCCTCAACGACGGCGATGCCACGAGGCGGATGCAGCAGCTCTACTCCGAGCCGATCAAGCCCGAGCTCGTGCGCGACCGCCTCGCCGAGATCCGCGCGGAAGGCGTCACCGTCGCGGGCGCCCTCACGCCGCAGCGGACGCAGGAGCTCTACGAGACGGTCGTCGCGGCGGGCGTCGACCTCTTCGTCATCCGCGGCACGACGGTATCGGCCGAGCACGTCTCGAGCGTCGACCAGCCGCTCAACCTCAAGAAGTTCATCTACGACCTCGACGTCCCCGTCATCGTGGGCGGCGCGGCCACCTACACCGCGGCGCTGCACCTCATGCGCACGGGTGCCGCGGGCGTGCTCGTCGGGTTCGGCGGCGGCGCCGCCTCCACCACGCGTGCGACGCTCGGCATCCACGCGCCCATGGCGACCGCCGTGTCGGATGTCGCGGGTGCCCGCCGCGACTACCTCGACGAGTCGGGCGGCCGCTACGTGCACGTGATCGCCGACGGCGGCGTGGGCACGTCGGGCGACATCGTGAAGGCACTCGCGATGGGCGCCGACGCGGTCATGCTCGGCGTGGCGCTCGCGCGCGCGACGGATGCCCCGGGCCGCGGCTACCACTGGGGCCCCGAGGCGCACCACGCGAAGCTCCCGCGCGGCCACCGCGTCAAGGTCAAGCAGGTCACCGATCTCGAGGCGCTCCTGTACGGACCGGCGCCCGTCGCGGACGGCACCGCCAACCTCATCGGGGCGCTGAAGAAGTCGATGGCGACGACGGGCTACTCCGATCTGAAGGAGTTCCAGCGCGTCGAGGTCGTCGTCGCGCCTTACGGCGCCGGATGA
- a CDS encoding SURF1 family protein translates to MLRPRWLALLGLCLVVAGVFAWLGQWQLGRAIDTTPTPPGSTEEVRPIAEVVRPGEYLAGPLVGQRVTATGTWVPGDFLVVSSRFNDGEEGYWVTGQLRIADTETPTSVAVAIGWAATEADAQAAIEELEADAAAPFTNPFAITGRLISDEGPAVPPRGADPLTMTRMSPAALLSQWHETEGLDVYRPYLAAEIAQGPLVDISSPAPEDGSDLNWLNIFYALEWAVFAGFAFYLWYRLARDAWERELEELAEGEDGGPSPSR, encoded by the coding sequence ATGCTGCGGCCGCGCTGGCTCGCGCTGCTGGGGCTGTGCCTCGTCGTCGCGGGCGTGTTCGCGTGGCTCGGGCAATGGCAGCTCGGCCGGGCGATCGACACCACGCCCACCCCGCCCGGGTCGACCGAAGAGGTCCGCCCGATCGCGGAGGTCGTGCGGCCGGGGGAGTACCTCGCCGGACCGCTCGTCGGGCAGCGCGTGACCGCGACCGGCACGTGGGTGCCAGGTGACTTCCTCGTAGTCTCGTCGCGGTTCAACGACGGCGAGGAGGGGTACTGGGTCACGGGCCAGTTGCGCATCGCCGACACCGAGACGCCGACCTCGGTCGCCGTCGCCATCGGGTGGGCGGCGACGGAGGCGGATGCCCAGGCGGCCATCGAGGAGCTCGAGGCGGATGCCGCAGCACCGTTCACGAACCCGTTCGCCATCACCGGCCGACTCATCTCTGACGAAGGTCCGGCTGTGCCGCCGCGCGGAGCGGATCCGCTGACGATGACCCGGATGTCTCCCGCCGCGCTGCTGTCGCAGTGGCACGAGACCGAGGGACTCGACGTCTACCGCCCGTATCTCGCCGCCGAGATCGCGCAGGGTCCCCTCGTCGACATCTCGTCGCCGGCACCTGAGGACGGGTCGGATCTCAACTGGCTCAACATCTTCTATGCCCTCGAATGGGCGGTGTTCGCGGGCTTCGCGTTCTACCTGTGGTACCGCCTCGCGCGCGATGCGTGGGAGCGGGAGCTCGAGGAGCTCGCGGAGGGCGAGGACGGCGGGCCTTCTCCCAGTCGCTGA
- a CDS encoding YhgE/Pip domain-containing protein, whose amino-acid sequence MNLPLERARARRPVTWLTLIGVLLLPVVIGGVLVAALYNPAERLDAMSAAIVNEDDPVTIDGQMVPLGRQLTAGLVEGSDEVESNLSWTISNADDAEAGLADGTYAAVVTIPSNFSAAATSTQPGETPERATIEVATPPDSLIVDDAITAQVTQAAASLMGQELSSIYLENVFLGFTTLGDELGAAADGARGLADGAGEAASGAVSLADGVRQLSSGVGELSSGLNGWAGGARSTADGLGDWAGGARDLAANTQTLAGSLATIAGGLSQAPQIPQSMVDIANQLAQNSEQVQETVTDASAALAQLAAGCEAQGGSAEFCAQLSAVADEADAALPTVQGIIGQSDTIAEGIGGLTQLPQLASGLQSISGGLNQVSGGMDALAGGADRAAAGVSQLASGATQLASGGAELAGGASSAADGADGLASGLGQLSDGTAQLADGLATASDSLPSYTDSEATSLADVVAAPVEAEGVGSSLFGASAVPLLATLALWFGGLGTFVALQAVTRRTLTSRAPSALLALRTLAPAAGLGAVQGLLVAGVVQLAASYDLAEWSIFAAICVAAGVAFAAVNQALVAVFGGAGRWIAALVGVLAVATGVVSTVPGLLSDVAALMPTAPAYNAMLGALTEASGVGAGLAGLAIWSLLAFAATLVAVSRRRSVSAKALFAATPA is encoded by the coding sequence ATGAACCTCCCCCTCGAGCGCGCGCGTGCGCGCCGGCCCGTGACGTGGCTCACGCTCATCGGCGTGCTGCTGCTGCCCGTCGTGATCGGCGGCGTGCTCGTCGCCGCGCTGTACAACCCGGCCGAGCGCCTGGACGCGATGTCGGCGGCGATCGTGAACGAGGACGACCCGGTCACGATCGACGGCCAGATGGTTCCCCTCGGGCGACAGCTCACCGCCGGGCTCGTCGAAGGCTCGGACGAGGTCGAGAGCAACCTCTCCTGGACGATCTCCAACGCCGACGACGCCGAGGCGGGCCTCGCCGACGGCACGTATGCCGCGGTCGTGACGATCCCGTCGAACTTCTCCGCCGCGGCGACCTCGACGCAGCCGGGTGAGACGCCCGAGCGCGCGACGATCGAAGTCGCAACCCCACCGGACTCGCTCATCGTCGATGACGCGATCACGGCGCAGGTGACGCAGGCGGCTGCCTCGCTCATGGGCCAGGAGCTCTCGTCGATCTACCTCGAGAACGTCTTCCTCGGGTTCACGACGCTGGGTGACGAGCTCGGCGCGGCCGCCGACGGAGCGCGGGGACTCGCCGACGGCGCCGGCGAGGCCGCGTCGGGCGCGGTGAGCCTCGCCGATGGCGTGCGGCAGCTGTCGTCGGGCGTCGGCGAGCTGTCGTCGGGCCTGAACGGGTGGGCGGGCGGTGCTCGATCGACCGCCGACGGACTCGGCGACTGGGCGGGCGGTGCGCGGGATCTCGCCGCCAATACGCAGACGCTCGCCGGCAGCCTGGCGACGATCGCGGGCGGGCTGTCGCAGGCTCCGCAGATCCCCCAGAGCATGGTCGACATCGCGAACCAGCTCGCGCAGAACAGCGAGCAGGTTCAGGAGACGGTGACGGATGCCTCGGCCGCCCTCGCCCAGCTCGCCGCGGGCTGCGAGGCACAGGGCGGCTCGGCCGAGTTCTGCGCGCAGCTGTCCGCCGTCGCCGACGAGGCCGACGCGGCGCTGCCCACCGTGCAGGGGATCATCGGCCAGTCCGACACGATCGCCGAGGGCATTGGCGGCCTGACGCAGCTGCCGCAGCTCGCGAGCGGACTGCAGTCGATCTCGGGCGGACTGAACCAGGTCTCGGGCGGCATGGACGCCCTCGCGGGCGGCGCCGATCGAGCCGCCGCGGGCGTCTCGCAGCTCGCGTCGGGAGCCACTCAGCTCGCGTCGGGCGGCGCGGAGCTCGCGGGCGGTGCGTCCTCCGCGGCCGACGGCGCCGACGGGCTCGCGTCCGGGCTCGGGCAGCTGTCGGACGGCACCGCCCAGCTCGCGGACGGGCTGGCGACGGCATCCGACTCGCTCCCGTCCTACACCGACTCGGAGGCGACGAGCCTCGCCGACGTCGTCGCGGCGCCCGTCGAGGCGGAGGGCGTCGGATCCTCGCTGTTCGGCGCCTCCGCGGTCCCGCTGCTCGCGACGCTCGCGCTGTGGTTCGGCGGGCTCGGAACGTTCGTCGCGCTGCAGGCCGTCACGCGTCGAACGCTGACCTCGCGCGCTCCGTCGGCGCTGCTCGCGCTGCGCACGCTCGCACCGGCCGCCGGCCTCGGCGCCGTGCAGGGTCTGCTCGTGGCGGGCGTCGTGCAGCTCGCCGCGTCGTACGACCTCGCGGAGTGGTCGATCTTCGCCGCGATCTGCGTGGCAGCCGGCGTCGCGTTCGCTGCCGTGAACCAGGCGCTCGTCGCGGTGTTCGGCGGTGCCGGCCGGTGGATCGCGGCGCTCGTGGGGGTGCTCGCGGTCGCGACGGGGGTCGTTTCGACGGTGCCGGGACTCCTGTCGGACGTCGCCGCGCTCATGCCGACCGCACCCGCCTACAACGCGATGCTCGGGGCGCTCACCGAGGCGTCAGGGGTCGGCGCGGGGCTCGCGGGTCTCGCGATCTGGTCGCTGCTCGCGTTCGCGGCGACGCTCGTCGCGGTGTCGCGGCGCCGGTCGGTGTCGGCGAAGGCGCTGTTCGCGGCGACGCCGGCGTAG